One Babesia bovis T2Bo chromosome 4 map unlocalized Chr4_1, whole genome shotgun sequence genomic window carries:
- a CDS encoding Protein kinase domain family protein, whose translation MKGYHKLEKIGEGTYGVVYKAQNDHGEIFALKKIRVEEEDEGIPSTAIREISLLKELHHPNIVCLRDVIHSEKCLTLVFEYLDQDLKKLLDVCDGGLETSTAKSFLYQLLKGVAYCHEHRILHRDLKPQNLLINRKGILKLADFGLARAFAIPVRSYTHEVVTLWYRAPDVLMGSKKYSTEVDIWSVGCIFAEMINGVPLFPGVSEQDQLKRIFKVLGSPNVGTWPGVVDLPAYNPDMDQFEKQPWNVIVPKLGGAGVDLISKMLQLDPFQRISARDALCHEYFNDVSENGVTDV comes from the exons ATGAAGGGTTACCACAAGCTTGAGAAAATTGGTGAGGGTACCTACGGAGTGGTCTACAAAGCGCAAAACGATCACGGAGAGATTTTTGCGCTAAAGAAGATTAGAGTCGAAGAGGAAGATGAGGGAATTCCCAGCACAG CAATACGCGAAATAAGTCTGCTCAAGGAACTACACCACCCAAATATTGTTTGCTTGCGTGACGTCATACACAGCGAGAAGTGCTTAACACTTGTTTTTGAGTACCTGGATCAGGATCTCAAAAAGTTGCTGGATGTTTGCGATGGAGGTCTTGAAACATCGACTGCCAAATCATTCCTTTATCAATTACTTAAAGGTGTGGCTTATTGCCACGAACATCGCATTCTACACCGAGACCTTAAGCCACAAAATCTGTTGATAAACCGTAAAGGTATATTGAAGTTAGCCGATTTCGGTCTTGCCAG GGCCTTTGCAATCCCGGTACGCAGTTACACGCACGAGGTGGTAACTCTATGGTACCGTGCACCCGATGTCCTCATGGGATCTAAAAAGTATTCCACAGAAGTCGACATTTGGAGTGTGGGTTGTATATTTGCAG AGATGATAAACGGCGTGCCGCTGTTCCCCGGAGTATCGGAGCAGGATCAGCTTAAGCGTATATTTAAAGTTCTCGGATCACCAAATGTCGGTACATGGCCGGGAGTGGTCGATCTCCCAGCGTACAATCCTGACATGGATCAATTTGAAAAGCAGCCATGGAACGTTATC GTTCCCAAGCTAGGTGGAGCGGGAGTAGATCTCATTTCAAAGATGCTACAACTGGACCCGTTCCAGAGAATATCGGCTCGTGATGCTTTGTGCCACGAGTACTTCAATGATGTGTCCGAGAACGGCGTTACAGATGTCTAA
- a CDS encoding Protein kinase domain family protein gives MLTCRSSCLISSSQLSKPSTISELSIQDDSCEVVVSYKLDSLYSGRQNDEENGSIRSYGSNDAGDYNLFADDEDITPINTPTRFTSEHGQHPNLSELKTPQKCDIPSWKSITSQLNIPIDSAGAPFGTSQLFKNGDCDVMLDPLLSFSSEDLCLPKDVSNMDNVQNKVKIDGFELDLPSDDSDITVDISAIHDQIVSRILDNAEQRCKTVTFCTTYDNDEISESDFVEYPCEQSISSLEVSASNVPKEHSQERCLSMNNVNICESTGQYVDNGCLVEIKSNPDDCSQIVEYDNSSKLTYSVTEGSLVTNIKLSSVETHEIEGFKNAIKFNKMKELMSRSFPFTESDKKCSNVESSSSDSLQQGGRNRFKVSPKRIIDEESIIPDAPNQLQTSIGTSQYVENVDFEFLKKRKRDRSERDKHLSDSQSHPESNAGHDTTIINHDAVNSRVQRSSNNYRRNRNVEPRERSRPVMKDDSYGCLSGDDTTMVAYKDLSIGLNTSSLGRSLYSSGRNELSSSFHREASPNRETVSKRGKLSDTYNSTGSSKSTKAHRKKPVGDKVFAAEVFENKDWSSETWGSFINVINSRKRTLGHGSFSTVSFAFLRLTPSLTIQSTGSNGSNAPSSSRSKDSLFAETSQLDFSDKDAMDNDSHMEGSSDRTTVGSSSNASPRGDDSGNISEQGCSISSDIVGSQEAPANDSAQPSGAVSSNDGFIDSGGDIVDWMCSIIAKHCNKCAKVRTLDCAVKSINDVFWQARFQYIREKEMMLHFHANVLKPIACRFHTEEGTRVYQLLLPKAQGDLLDMLKHLIKYRTLNNRNPIYISNQSTGKQERKIIGLSETEVKFLFFQILSGLSFIHMCFQGNIHRHSDIKLQNILVFCSESDRHNPLRWRLCLADFGCSIMLHPTQHLEGAGLFKHLQDTVSKEWRSQLCSQLTSFVRGTVRCNAPEALSYDRHGTPRSNRNNNMLMWHKRNLLNMDATSEDNPTEPVAWAKKDISSKISYHSPRNTGRLVGASDGDPAEYFHVNRNADMWSAGIVLAELAKFGGCVPLDDVNIDEKYLTKSGDDALSAEYIAQRLNGTLGRGLFCRNNAVVRLKMQLDSPRDKSSPRYLKRNIVGDKGKNKQGALTDECLNMALASDIAAKCDLDYAMRIRNLKRDYFWWEYPRFSDNFWNMLANLLAYKPQERLTAVAALGHPWFNSNDGNSRPIFDDIDALITEQHKHLPMEHFYYVGSSLSLQNGNKKSQMNPEVSGADMKREAMMDPLNSDIVLESIGCYGKAGRSTHAWYSGPLHYRLATLKEHGIAIPDYIAQICRRETLVLESREKELFGSRGFVLSKLLSIKREHNMTWEDLMSSRVTHLLGCSILKHSKAQF, from the coding sequence ATGTTGACGTGCCGATCTAGTTGCTTGATTTCATCATCGCAGCTTTCCAAGCCTTCAACTATTTCAGAGCTATCCATTCAAGATGATTCTTGTGAGGTCGTCGTCAGTTACAAGTTAGATAGCTTGTATTCTGGTAGACAGAACGACGAGGAGAATGGATCAATACGTAGCTATGGATCGAATGATGCAGGAGACTACAATTTATTTGCTGATGACGAGGATATTACGCCGATCAATACACCTACCCGTTTCACGTCGGAGCATGGGCAGCATCCTAACCTATCGGAGTTGAAGACACCTCAAAAGTGTGATATCCCATCATGGAAAAGTATAACTTCACAATTGAATATACCGATAGATTCTGCAGGTGCGCCATTTGGTACTTCACAATTGTTTAAAAACGGTGATTGTGATGTCATGCTAGACCCTTTGTTATCCTTTTCCTCAGAGGACCTATGTCTACCAAAAGATGTATCCAATATGGATAATGTACAAAATAAGGTTAAAATAGATGGTTTTGAGTTAGATTTACCATCTGATGACTCTGATATTACAGTGGATATATCAGCTATCCATGATCAGATAGTGTCCCGAATACTTGATAATGCGGAGCAGCGATGTAAAACTGTCACTTTTTGCACTACTTATGACAATGATGAAATAAGTGAATCCGATTTTGTGGAGTACCCCTGTGAGCAATCGATATCTTCATTGGAGGTATCAGCATCAAATGTACCCAAGGAACATTCACAAGAAAGGTGTCTATCCATGAATAATGTTAACATATGTGAATCCACTGGACAATATGTTGATAATGGTTGTTTAGTCGAAATCAAAAGTAATCCAGACGACTGTTCTCAGATTGTGGAGTATGATAATTCATCAAAATTAACGTACAGTGTTACTGAAGGCTCATTAGTTACGAATATAAAGCTGTCGTCGGTCGAAACCCATGAAATTGAAGGTTTTAAAAATGCTATCAAGTTTAACAAAATGAAGGAACTGATGTCTAGATCATTTCCTTTTACAGAGAGTGATAAGAAATGCAGTAACGTTGAATCGTCTAGTAGCGACAGTTTACAACAAGGTGGCCGTAATCGTTTCAAGGTATCACCTAAAAGGATTATTGATGAAGAATCAATAATACCCGATGCTCCTAACCAATTACAAACTTCTATTGGCACGTCACAGTACGTGGAGAACGTTGATTTTGAATTCCTGAAGAAGCGTAAACGAGATCGTAGCGAGAGAGATAAACATCTATCGGATTCTCAATCTCACCCCGAATCTAATGCTGGTCACGACACTACGATAATTAACCACGATGCCGTCAACAGCAGAGTGCAAAGATCCTCTAATAATTATCGGCGAAATAGAAATGTGGAACCACGAGAACGAAGCAGGCCTGTTATGAAGGATGATTCCTATGGTTGTTTATCTGGTGACGACACAACCATGGTAGCCTACAAGGATTTAAGCATAGGATTAAACACCTCCTCTTTGGGAAGGTCATTGTATTCATCAGGGAGGAATGAGTTATCCAGTTCATTTCATAGAGAAGCGTCTCCAAATAGAGAAACAGTGTCTAAGCGTGGTAAGCTAAGTGATACATATAATTCCACGGGGTCATCCAAATCTACCAAGGCACATCGTAAAAAACCTGTTGGCGATAAGGTTTTCGCTGCAGAAGTATTTGAAAACAAGGACTGGTCTTCTGAGACTTGGGGATCGTTTATTAATGTCATTAATAGCCGTAAGAGGACCTTGGGACACGGTTCATTTTCCACGGTTTCCTTTGCATTCCTTAGGTTGACACCTTCATTAACTATACAATCCACAGGATCAAACGGTAGCAACGCGCCATCTAGCTCCAGATCGAAGGATAGTTTATTTGCGGAGACTAGCCAATTGGATTTTTCTGACAAGGACGCTATGGACAATGATTCTCATATGGAAGGCAGTAGCGATCGCACTACCGTAGGATCGTCTAGTAATGCCTCACCAAGAGGAGATGATAGTGGTAACATATCTGAACAAGGCTGCTCCATATCGTCGGACATCGTTGGATCCCAGGAAGCGCCAGCAAATGATTCTGCTCAACCGAGTGGTGCCGTCTCTTCTAATGACGGTTTCATAGATTCCGGAGGTGACATCGTCGACTGGATGTGCAGTATCATCGCAAAGCACTGTAATAAATGTGCCAAAGTGCGTACTTTGGATTGCGCAGTAAAAAGTATCAACGACGTCTTTTGGCAAGCAAGGTTCCAGTACATCCGTGAAAAAGAGATGATGCTACACTTCCACGCCAATGTACTTAAACCAATCGCCTGTAGATTCCATACCGAAGAGGGGACCCGTGTTTACCAGCTTCTACTACCAAAGGCTCAGGGCGACCTTCTAGACATGCTGAAGCACTTGATTAAGTACCGAACGCTAAACAACAGGAACCCGATATACATATCCAACCAATCAACAGGCAAACAGGAACGTAAAATAATCGGATTATCGGAAACTGAAGTGAAGTTCCTATTCTTCCAGATACTCTCGGGGCTGTCTTTTATCCACATGTGCTTTCAAGGTAACATACATCGCCATTCCGACATTAAgctacaaaatatattagtATTCTGCAGTGAGTCGGATAGGCACAATCCACTACGATGGAGACTATGTCTGGCTGACTTTGGTTGTTCAATTATGCTACATCCAACACAGCATCTAGAGGGCGCTGGATTGTTCAAGCACTTACAGGACACTGTATCCAAGGAATGGCGATCACAGCTATGTAGCCAGTTGACATCATTCGTCAGGGGTACTGTCAGATGCAATGCCCCTGAGGCGTTGTCATATGACCGCCACGGCACTCCACGTAGCAATCGCAATAACAACATGCTCATGTGGCATAAGCGGAACCTATTGAATATGGATGCCACTAGCGAGGATAATCCTACTGAACCGGTTGCGTGGGCAAAGAAGGATATTTCAAGTAAAATTAGTTACCATAGTCCTAGGAACACGGGCAGGTTAGTAGGAGCGTCGGATGGTGACCCTGCAGAGTACTTCCATGTAAATCGGAACGCCGATATGTGGTCTGCTGGGATAGTGTTAGCAGAACTTGCTAAATTCGGCGGCTGTGTTCCACTGGATGACGTTAATATAGACGAGAAGTATTTAACAAAATCGGGAGATGATGCACTCTCCGCTGAATATATCGCCCAGAGACTGAACGGTACCCTGGGCCGTGGTTTATTTTGCAGAAACAATGCAGTTGTCCGCCTTAAGATGCAGCTTGATTCACCACGAGATAAGAGTTCTCCTAGGTATCTAAAGAGGAACATTGTAGGTGACAAGGGTAAGAACAAACAGGGCGCTTTAACCGATGAATGTCTCAATATGGCATTGGCCTCGGATATAGCAGCCAAGTGTGACCTTGATTATGCTATGCGGATACGAAATTTAAAACGAGATTACTTTTGGTGGGAGTATCCTAGATTTTCGGATAATTTCTGGAATATGCTTGCCAATCTCCTGGCGTATAAGCCGCAGGAACGCTTAACAGCAGTTGCGGCATTAGGGCATCCATGGTTCAATTCCAATGACGGTAACTCTCGTCCAATATTCGATGATATAGACGCTTTAATTACTGAGCAACATAAGCATTTACCTATGGAGCACTTCTATTACGTAGGTTCATCCCTGTCATTGCAAAACGGCAATAAGAAATCGCAAATGAATCCTGAAGTTTCTGGTGCTGATATGAAGCGTGAAGCTATGATGGACCCGTTAAATAGTGACATTGTTTTAGAGAGTATTGGCTGTTATGGTAAAGCTGGGCGATCAACACATGCGTGGTATTCTGGACCGCTTCATTACAGGCTTGCCACACTAAAAGAACACGGTATCGCAATCCCCGATTACATTGCACAAATATGCCGACGTGAGACTTTGGTCCTGGAATCGCGTGAAAAGGAGTTATTTGGTTCAAGGGGCTTCGTGTTATCGAAGCTCTTATCTATCAAGCGAGAACACAATATGACGTGGGAGGACTTGATGTCATCCCGTGTTACCCATTTACTCGGGTGCTCGATACTGAAGCACTCTAAAGCACAGTTCTAG
- a CDS encoding putative translation elongation factor EF-1 subunit alpha, whose translation MPKEKTHINLVVIGHVDSGKSTTTGHLIYKLGGIDKRTIEKFEKESTDMGKGSFKYAWVLDKLKSERERGITIDITLWKFETTKYYYTVIDAPGHRDFIKNMITGTSQADVAMLVVPAEAGGFEAAFSKEGQTREHALLAFTLGVKQIICAINKMDKCDYKEDRYSEIQKEVQGYLKKVGYNIEKVPFVAISGFMGDNMVERSTNMPWYKGKTLVEALDQMEPPKRPVDKPLRLPLQGVYKIGGIGTVPVGRVETGMLKAGMILTFAPNPITTECKSVEMHHETVEVAYPGDNVGFNVKNVSTSDIRSGHVASDSKNDPAKAAVSFTAQVIVLNHPGTIKAGYCPVVDCHTAHISCKFEEITSRMDKRTGKSLEENPKTIKNGDAAMVVLKPMKPMVVESFTEYAPLGRFAVRDMKQTVAVGVIKSVEKKEPGSSAKVTKSAQKAAKK comes from the coding sequence ATGCCGAAGGAGAAGACTCACATTAACTTGGTCGTTATTGGCCACGTCGACAGTGGCAAGTCGACCACTACTGGTCACTTGATCTACAAGCTTGGTGGTATTGACAAGCGTACCATTGAAAAGTTCGAGAAGGAATCCACTGATATGGGTAAGGGTTCTTTCAAGTACGCCTGGGTTTTGGACAAGCTGAAGAGTGAACGTGAACGTGGTATTACTATTGATATTACCTTATGGAAGTTCGAGACCACCaagtactactacaccGTCATTGATGCCCCTGGTCACCGTGACTTCATCAAGAACATGATTACGGGTACTTCTCAAGCCGATGTTGCTATGCTTGTTGTACCAGCTGAGGCTGGTGGTTTCGAGGCCGCTTTCTCCAAGGAAGGACAGACCCGTGAGCACGCTCTTTTGGCTTTCACCCTTGGTGTCAAACAGATCATCTGTGCCATTAACAAGATGGACAAGTGCGACTACAAGGAGGACCGTTACAGTGAAATCCAGAAGGAAGTCCAGGGTTACCTCAAGAAGGTCGGTTACAATATTGAGAAGGTGCCCTTCGTTGCCATCTCCGGTTTCATGGGAGACAACATGGTTGAGCGTTCCACCAACATGCCCTGGTATAAGGGAAAGACATTGGTCGAGGCCCTTGATCAGATGGAACCCCCAAAGAGGCCCGTTGACAAGCCACTTCGTCTTCCCCTCCAGGGTGTCTACAAGATCGGTGGTATCGGTACCGTCCCCGTCGGTCGTGTTGAAACTGGTATGTTGAAGGCTGGTATGATTCTAACCTTTGCTCCTAACCCAATCACCACTGAATGCAAATCCGTTGAAATGCACCACGAAACCGTTGAGGTTGCTTACCCCGGTGACAACGTCGGTTTCAACGTAAAGAACGTTTCTACTTCTGACATTCGCAGTGGTCACGTTGCCTCTGATTCTAAGAACGACCCTGCCAAGGCTGCTGTTTCCTTCACTGCCCAGGTCATTGTGCTCAACCACCCTGGTACCATTAAGGCCGGTTACTGCCCCGTCGTCGATTGCCACACCGCTCACATTTCATGTAAATTCGAAGAGATCACCAGCCGTATGGACAAGCGTACCGGTAAATCTCTTGAGGAAAACCCCAAGACCATCAAGAACGGTGACGCTGCCATGGTTGTGCTCAAGCCAATGAAGCCCATGGTTGTCGAATCCTTCACTGAGTATGCTCCTCTTGGTCGTTTCGCTGTTCGTGACATGAAGCAGACTGTTGCTGTGGGTGTCATTAAGTCAGTTGAGAAGAAGGAGCCCGGTTCATCTGCCAAGGTCACCAAGTCTGCCCAAAAGGCTGCTAAGAAGTGA
- a CDS encoding Regulator of chromosome condensation (RCC1) repeat family protein, producing the protein MVASKRQNSPPINRTGANNAANQITVEAQSVITSADLKRTGSYKDLSTVIYIWGENPAAKAPDDTSAAVKEDWLPAVYRHISDVRITSVSCAKTYLMLLSSCRRLFALGRGDYGQLGLGQQVRFVGEPTAVPIPHQIKSVVCAKNHCGAIDVGGKLYTWGRSDLAGHPDGFATCSPTELKLNNGHSTCRSIGVNDTLTVCVLDGGESLYQWGITFSGEEVFEPHLFYSFEYEHIRQVALGRNFGIALSDTGSVFGWGDRTYGETMTSGNIMEFSYSLLPRRLRHPNLKSIVSIATGERHVLMIDDIGRIWSMGENMYGQCGVPPEHHCGPCKVEVEDTAFPIEYIACGPRHSACINAGHQLYTWGHSSGHKLIFTTSVDMLVKQQRQPGVSVQSGVQTCCCKPQLIYNTLHEKVACVGLAMDYTVAVTGEGIVSPGPQMIDSDRSS; encoded by the exons ATGGTAGCCTCCAAACGCCAAAATTCGCCGCCAATCAATCGCACTGGAGCCAATAATGCTGCAAACCAG ATAACTGTCGAGGCACAATCCGTGATCACATCAGCAGATT TGAAGCGTACGGGTTCTTATAAGGATTTAAGTACAGTAATTTACATTTGGGGTG AAAATCCTGCTGCAAAAGCACCTGATGATACAAGTGCTGCAGTGAAAGAGGATTGGTTACCAGCTGTCTACCGCCATATATCGGATGTTCGCATAACAAGTGTTTCATGTGCCAAGACCTATCTTATGCTTCTTTCAAGTTGTAGAAGATTGTTTGCACTTGGAAGAGGGGACTATGGGCAACTTGGTCTGGGACAACAAGTACGCTTTGTAGGAGAACCTACAGCAGTTCCAATTCCACATCAGATAAAATCAGTAGTCTGTGCTAAAAACCATTGTGGAGCTATAGATGTCGGTGGCAAGCTATATACTTGGGGTCGTAGCGACCTTGCAGGTCATCCAGATGGGTTTGCCACGTGTTCACCCACTGAGCTAAAGCTTAATAACGGCCACTCCACTTGCCGCAGTATTGGTGTAAATGACACATTGACTGTATGCGTATTGGATGGAGGTGAATCTTTATATCAATGGGGAATTACATTCAGTGGCGAGGAAGTCTTCGAACCGCACTTGTTTTATTCGTTTGAGTATGAGCACATACGTCAGGTGGCGCTTGGTCGTAACTTTGGTATTGCTCTGTCGGATACAGGATCTGTATTTGGCTGGGGAGATCGCACATATGGTGAAACCATGACATCTGGGAACATCATGGAATTTTCATATTCACTCTTACCAAGACGACTGAGGCACCCTAATCTAAAGTCCATTGTTAGCATTGCTACTGGGGAACGCCATGTCTTGATGATCGACGACATTGGACGCATATGGTCAATGGGAGAAAATATGTATGGTCAATGTGGTGTACCTCCGGAGCATCATTGCGGACCCTGCAAGGTCGAAGTCGAGGACACTGCATTCCcaatagaatatatagcTTGCGGCCCTAGGCATTCAGCTTGTATAAATGCTGGTCACCAACTCTATACTTGGGGCCATTCTTCGGGGCACAAGCTTATATTCACCACTTCCGTTGATATGCTTGTTAAACAGCAGAGGCAGCCTGGAGTATCGGTACAGTCAGGCGTCCAGACTTGCTGCTGCAAACCGCAgctgatatataacactcTACATGAGAAGGTAGCTTGTGTCGGTCTTGCTATGGACTATACAGTGGCGGTTACCGGCGAGGGTATAGTTTCCCCGGGTCCACAGATGATAGACAGCGACAGGTCCTCATGA
- a CDS encoding putative glutamyl-tRNA synthetase — translation MKLYAKLLYTILNYLNLFVRVSSISCSNSFKLYSKSLSVRQKGVYILCVNNTSCFVANSGHSGTEIRGFVFRHNPSSYTPKIRSFPKVKVRFAPSPTGDLHVGNLRTFIYNYLFALKHDGTVILRVDDTDISREIPGSIDRIVGDFKWLGFKWSKGPGSSAADNDSYYQSNRQHAYKEVAELLLQTGKAYRCFCSKEDVERRRKNSEEDNSQITYDKTCSHVTSEGVEVALKSGRKYTVRLRSPPNEEDFIILRSDGTATYNFACAVDDHEFGITHVIRAVDHLDNTYKQIQVLQAIGTAIPAYKHCSLLRNLDLSKISKRDNDCLKLSKLRTMGFSKLPIINYLAFLGTRYADDPMCYDLKTLSQKIELDDLSFAPIAFNIDKLKWLNKRYLTTIGYKDFTAQLKEYIDNGYSGTLLFPKDDFMGIVETSPHFLKNGVHTLYDYVVMMESALGYKPPAFVAAGHCGYGGVFLDAESQRFLETFIEWAQQLISASDVGESIYKLARDMFNSDEFLAIGGKQHLPVVRYALTGTTTGPPISTLIDLWSMAAEKMLPGFVSLRERIVRMRDIDLRSPDPLSKMLFETEPKLSNIEY, via the exons ATGAAATTGTATGCAAAATTACTATATACTATTCTCAATTATTTGAATCTCTTTGTGCGAGTTTCTTCCATAAGCTGCTCAAATAGCTTCAAATTATATTCTAAATCATTATCAGTGCGCCAAAagggtgtatatatattatgtgtAAATAATACGTCTTGTTTTGTAGCCAATTCTGGTCATAGTGGAACTGAAATTCGGGGATTTGTCTTTAGACATAATCCTTCATCATACACACCAAAAATTCGTTCTTTTCCCAAAGTAAAAGTACGATTCGCGCCCTCGCCAACTGGAGACTTACATGTAGGAAATTTACGCACCttcatatataattatCTTTTTGCTCTGAAGCATGATGGAACTGTGATATTGCGCGTGGATGATACAGATATTTCCAGAGAAATACCAGGATCAATAGATAGAATAGTTGGTGATTTCAA ATGGCTGGGTTTTAAATGGTCTAAAGGTCCAGGAAGCTCTGCTGCTGATAACGATTCTTACTATCAATCAAATAGACAACATGCATATAA AGAGGTGGCTGAACTCTTGTTACAAACAGGGAAAGCGTACCGCTGCTTCTGCAGCAAGGAGGATGTCGAGCGCCGCAGGAAAAAT AGCGAGGAGGATAACTCCCAAATCACTTACGATAAGACGTGTAGTCATGTCACAAGTGAGGGTGTAGAGGTTGCTTTAAAATCGGGTAGGAAATATACTGTCCGATTAAG GTCACCACCTAATGAGGAAGATTTCATTATCTTAAGATCAGATGGTACAGCAACATACAACTTTGCTTGTGCCGTTGATGATCATGAATTCGGTATTACACATGTCATCCGTGCGGTGGATCACCTGGACAACACTTATAA GCAAATACAAGTATTACAAGCTATTGGTACGGCAATTCCTGCATACAAACATTGTTCGTTGTTGCGAAACTTAGATCTAAGTAAAATATCGAAAAGGGATAATGACTGCTTGAAACTATCTAAGTTACg TACTATGGGTTTTTCTAAGTTGCCGATAATCAATTATCTTGCTTTTCTTGGTACCAGATATGCCGACGATCCGATGTGCTATGATCTGAAGACGCTGTCGCAGAAGATTGAATTGGATGACCTAAGCTTTGCGCCCATAGCTTTTAACATTGATAAGTTAAAATGGCTAAATAAACGTTATTTGACGACAATTGGATATAAAGACTTTACGGCACAATTGAAGgaatatatagataatgGTTACAGTGGAACTCTATTATTCCCCAAGGATGACTTTATGGGCATAGTGGAGACGTCTCCTCATTTTCTGAAAAACGGTGTTCATACGTTATATGATTACGTCGTTATGATGGAGTCAGCATTGGGTTACAAGCCACCGGCGTTCGTAGCTGCGGGTCATTGCG GTTACGGTGGAGTGTTTTTGGACGCTGAATCTCAACGGTTTCTTGAAACATTTATTGAGTGGGCTCAACAGTTGATTTCTGCAAG TGATGTCGGTGAATCGATATATAAATTAGCGAGAGACATGTTCAACAGTGACGAGTTTCTTGCTATAGGAGGCAAACAACACCTACCGGTTGTACGATATGCACTTACGGGAACAACAACAGGGCCGCCTATTTCTACCTTA ATTGACCTGTGGAGCATGGCTGCCGAGAAAATGCTACCTGGATTCGTCTCATTACGCGAGCGAATCGTAAGGATGCGCGATATTGACTTACGAAGCCCTGATCCTTTGAGTAAAATGCTATTCGAAACTGAGCCAAAGCTATCGAATATAGAATattaa
- a CDS encoding Ubiquitin-conjugating enzyme family protein yields MYRQNLRLERELNDIQKELDGPVDAHTVENNIFKWKGYIKGPIQTPYEGGLFILNIDIPDDYPYNPPKIRFETKIWHPNISSETGAICLDILKNEWSPALTLRTALLSIQALMSTPEPDDPQDAEVATMYQRNYDEFERTAKLWTATFAQNRGETREGKLNTLLEIGIDKGKAIQALESCGWDTTVAINRIIDGDGV; encoded by the exons ATGTATCGACAAAATTTGAGGTTGGAGCGGGAGTTAAACGATATACAAAAGGAACTTGATGGACCTGTGGATGCCCACACTGTTGAGAACAACATTTTTAAGTGGAAAGGCTATATTAAAGGTCCTATACAGACACCTTATGAAGGTGGTCTATTCATTCTcaatattgatatacctGATGACTATCCATATAACCCCCCTAAA ATCCGTTTCGAGACCAAAATTTGGCATCCTAATATAAGCAGCGAAACTGGAGCGATCTGTTTAGATATCTTAAAAAATGAATGGAGTCCAGCGTTGACCCTTCGTACAGCACTACTTTCAATTCAAGCTTTAATGTCTACACCGGAACCAGATGACCCTCAAGATGCGGAGGTAGCTACTATGTATCAAAGGAATTATGATGAATTCGAACGGACGGCGAA GCTGTGGACGGCAACATTTGCACAAAATCGAGGAGAAACAAGAGAAGGGAAACTGAATACCCTACTAGAAATAGGAATAGATAAGGGAAAAGCGATTCAGGCATTAGAAAGCTGCGGATGGGATACTACCGTTGCAATAAACCGAATTATCGATGGCGATGGTGTCTAA
- a CDS encoding DnaJ domain family protein → MKNYYAILDIAKNATRQDIRAAYIKKAKLYHPDLNPSANAAARFKEVQEAYNTLYDRDKRQAYDASHAFGKSSFSNTGRRTAQQTGGSSTNYYYHDTSHSFEEQFRAEAEQLRRQWQEMETDKLRRGAEKFKSSMNNSGFNDPIRIIEFFNFIPPYTLRYLFFILRKLAPVILLPLSFLFWFGSEVMSNVSRKSAKMHIVYDSYGRAYTYDAYGRRCRIPEFDRRQ, encoded by the exons ATGAAGAATTACTACGCCATTTTAG atatcgcaaagaaTGCCACTAGGCAGGATATTAGGGCTGCATATATAAAGAAGGCTAAATTATATCACCCTGATTTAAATCCAAGTGCTAACGCTGCTGCTAGGTTTAAAGAGGTCCAGGAAGCTTATAATACATTATACGATCGAGACAAACGTCAGGCTTACGATGCTTCCCATG CTTTTGGTAAATCGTCGTTTTCTAACACCGGGCGACGCACTGCACAACAGACTGGTGGCAGTTCTACCAACTACTATTACCATGATACATCCCATAGTTTTGAGGAACAGTTTCGCGCTGAAGCTGAGCAGCTGCGGCGCCAGTGGCAGGAAATGGAAACTGACAAGTTAAGG CGTGGAGCTGAAAAATTCAAATCATCGATGAATAACTCGGGTTTCAACGATCCCATTCGGATCATTGAGTTCTTCAACTTTATTCCTCCCTATACACTAAGatatttgttttttattttGAGGAAGTTAGCTCCAGTGATTCTGCTACCTCTATCGTTTCTCTTTTGGTTCGGCAGCGAAGTTAT GTCCAATGTAAGCAGGAAGAGTGCTAAAATGCACATCGTGTATGACTCGTATG GTCGAGCTTATACATATGACGCGTATGGTAGGCGTTGCAG GATCCCTGAATTTGACAGAAGACAATAA